From the Flavimarina sp. Hel_I_48 genome, one window contains:
- a CDS encoding pentapeptide repeat-containing protein, with protein MMTESHYLDTDFEKLKSPSRTIRHVEYDGCSFIACDFSEACFLSCTFTNCTFTGCNLKMLKLDTSQLDSCSFQDCTLLGVNFSVCSDFLFSVNFDHCVLDFSDFTGKKIAKTSFLDCSIKEANFSECDASQAIFDLSDFAGTTFENTNLSGADFRSALNYRINLEENKVRKAKFSWPALQGLLSKYDLILD; from the coding sequence ATGATGACCGAATCCCATTATCTAGATACCGATTTTGAAAAACTAAAGTCTCCTTCCAGGACTATACGCCATGTGGAATATGACGGTTGCTCTTTTATAGCTTGTGATTTTTCTGAAGCCTGTTTTCTTTCCTGTACGTTTACTAATTGTACTTTTACGGGATGCAATCTTAAGATGCTCAAACTTGATACAAGTCAGTTGGACTCTTGCTCTTTTCAGGATTGTACCTTACTGGGGGTCAACTTTAGCGTGTGCAGCGACTTTTTATTTTCTGTGAATTTTGATCACTGCGTACTTGATTTTTCTGATTTTACCGGTAAAAAAATCGCTAAAACCTCATTTTTAGATTGCTCTATCAAAGAAGCCAATTTTTCTGAATGTGATGCAAGTCAGGCCATTTTTGATCTATCAGATTTTGCGGGGACTACTTTTGAAAATACCAATCTGAGCGGTGCTGATTTTCGGTCTGCCCTAAATTACCGTATCAATCTTGAAGAAAATAAAGTGCGCAAAGCGAAATTCTCCTGGCCAGCCTTGCAGGGATTGTTATCTAAATATGATCTGATTTTAGATTGA
- a CDS encoding GH3 auxin-responsive promoter family protein yields the protein MPIPLVNSVASWFLKKRIHQMELFIKYPHDVQQEVLLKLVQRAKNTELGKHYDFESIKNYEQFANRVPVTSYECFMEKIERGRQGEANIFWPTPIRWFAQSSGTTNARSKYIPVSPESLEDCHYAASKDLLCIYLNNNPEAQMFTGKSLRLGGSKKLYENKGTSYGDLSAILIDNMPFWAEFSSTPGNEVSLMDDWETKMQAIVDETINEKVTSLAGVPSWMLVLLNTVLETTQKRHIFEIWPHLEVYFHGGVSFEPYREQYHKILPRSRFKYYEIYNASEGFFAIQDQNDSSELLLMLDYGIFYEFIPMSGPASGNQNPIPLSAVELGINYALIITTNAGLWRYKVGDTIRFTSISPYRIKVTGRTKHHINAFGEELIIENAEKALKKATALTQSEIVEYTAAPIFMKGKEKGAHEWIIEFKTQPRDLQRFKETLDKALQEINSDYAAKRFNNLTLNEPTIHYGRENLFYDWLKTKNKLGGQHKVPRLSNTREYLEELLKMNEKQPI from the coding sequence ATGCCTATTCCTTTAGTCAATTCGGTCGCGTCCTGGTTCCTCAAAAAGCGCATCCACCAGATGGAGCTCTTTATAAAATACCCTCACGATGTACAGCAGGAAGTACTTTTAAAATTGGTACAACGCGCAAAAAACACCGAACTGGGCAAACACTATGATTTTGAGAGCATAAAGAATTATGAGCAGTTTGCCAATCGCGTTCCCGTAACTTCCTACGAGTGCTTTATGGAAAAAATAGAACGCGGTAGGCAGGGCGAGGCCAATATCTTCTGGCCCACGCCCATTAGGTGGTTTGCCCAGAGCAGTGGCACCACAAACGCGCGCAGCAAGTATATTCCCGTAAGCCCTGAGTCTCTTGAGGATTGCCATTATGCCGCAAGCAAGGATCTGCTTTGCATTTACCTAAATAACAATCCCGAGGCGCAAATGTTTACGGGAAAAAGCCTGCGCCTGGGCGGGAGCAAAAAATTATACGAGAACAAGGGGACTTCTTATGGGGATTTATCGGCTATTCTGATAGATAATATGCCTTTTTGGGCCGAATTCAGTAGCACCCCGGGCAATGAAGTTTCACTTATGGATGACTGGGAAACCAAAATGCAGGCCATTGTAGATGAAACCATAAATGAAAAGGTGACCAGCCTCGCGGGCGTTCCTTCCTGGATGCTCGTATTGCTCAATACGGTACTTGAAACCACGCAAAAACGCCATATTTTTGAAATCTGGCCACATCTTGAAGTCTATTTTCACGGCGGGGTGAGCTTTGAACCTTACCGCGAACAGTACCACAAAATACTCCCGCGGTCTCGTTTTAAATACTACGAAATCTATAATGCTTCAGAAGGTTTTTTTGCGATCCAGGATCAAAATGATTCTTCAGAATTATTGCTGATGCTTGATTACGGTATCTTTTATGAATTTATTCCCATGAGCGGCCCAGCCTCAGGGAATCAAAATCCTATCCCGCTGAGCGCGGTGGAGCTTGGGATCAATTATGCCTTGATTATTACCACAAATGCCGGCCTGTGGCGCTATAAAGTGGGCGATACGATCAGGTTTACCTCGATAAGCCCCTACCGTATTAAAGTAACCGGCAGGACGAAGCACCATATCAACGCATTTGGAGAAGAATTAATCATTGAAAATGCCGAAAAAGCCCTTAAAAAAGCAACGGCCCTGACGCAGTCTGAAATTGTGGAGTACACCGCAGCGCCCATTTTTATGAAGGGAAAAGAAAAAGGCGCACACGAATGGATCATTGAATTTAAAACCCAGCCCAGAGACCTTCAACGGTTTAAAGAAACCTTGGACAAGGCACTACAGGAAATAAACAGTGATTATGCGGCCAAACGTTTTAACAACCTCACCTTGAATGAGCCTACAATTCACTACGGTCGTGAAAATCTTTTTTACGACTGGTTGAAGACAAAAAACAAGCTAGGCGGCCAGCACAAAGTACCACGTCTGAGCAATACGCGCGAGTACCTTGAAGAATTACTTAAAATGAACGAAAAACAGCCTATTTAA
- a CDS encoding DUF2797 domain-containing protein translates to MHYQGVLTKMKTEFQEPVHYYLLFESDFIHVNQLLDKHIHIEFLRYQCLACGKNKKIYRQGYCYDDFFKLPQTADWVIRPELSTAHLDQEHRDLAYEKSVQLKPHVVYLANSSNIKVGVTRKTQVPTRWIDQGAHEAIEILEAPNRFLAGITEVALKAFVADKTNWRKMLRNDIEDEDLFAQREKLKGYIPKEAQDYFISSTQETHIKFPVLRYPTKLKSLNLEKTPSFDGVLKGIKGQYLIFEDDTVFNVRNSEGYVVSIKVST, encoded by the coding sequence ATGCACTATCAAGGGGTACTCACTAAAATGAAAACAGAATTTCAAGAACCTGTACACTATTACCTGCTGTTTGAATCTGATTTTATACATGTGAACCAACTATTAGATAAGCACATACATATAGAATTTTTACGGTATCAGTGCCTTGCCTGCGGAAAAAACAAGAAAATTTACCGTCAGGGCTATTGCTATGATGACTTTTTTAAACTTCCGCAAACGGCAGACTGGGTCATACGCCCAGAACTTAGCACTGCACACTTAGACCAGGAACACCGCGACCTGGCCTATGAAAAAAGTGTACAGCTCAAACCGCATGTGGTTTATCTCGCAAACAGCAGCAATATAAAGGTTGGGGTGACCCGAAAAACGCAGGTTCCCACGCGGTGGATAGATCAGGGTGCGCATGAGGCCATTGAAATCCTGGAAGCGCCTAACCGTTTCCTTGCCGGTATTACCGAGGTTGCTCTAAAAGCGTTTGTCGCAGATAAAACCAACTGGCGAAAAATGCTCAGAAATGATATTGAGGATGAGGATCTCTTCGCGCAGCGGGAAAAACTAAAAGGCTACATTCCAAAAGAGGCGCAGGATTATTTTATAAGCAGCACGCAGGAAACCCATATTAAATTTCCCGTATTGCGCTATCCCACGAAACTGAAAAGCCTCAACCTTGAAAAAACCCCGAGCTTTGATGGGGTTTTAAAAGGGATCAAAGGCCAGTATCTGATTTTTGAAGATGATACGGTTTTTAATGTGCGCAACTCTGAAGGTTATGTGGTAAGCATTAAAGTTTCTACTTGA
- a CDS encoding BlaI/MecI/CopY family transcriptional regulator produces MKQLTKAEEEIMQILWDLKEANVATIIEKMAEPKPAYNTVSTITRILENKGFVDYRKEGRGHIYFPIVEKSKYSSDSMNKMVNDYFNGSFKSMVSFFVKKKDMSVAELEAILKEINKEK; encoded by the coding sequence ATGAAACAGTTGACAAAAGCAGAAGAAGAAATAATGCAGATCCTCTGGGATCTCAAAGAGGCGAATGTGGCCACGATTATTGAGAAAATGGCTGAGCCCAAACCTGCTTACAATACGGTATCAACGATTACGCGCATTCTCGAAAACAAAGGTTTTGTGGATTATAGAAAAGAGGGCCGTGGCCATATTTATTTCCCAATAGTGGAAAAATCGAAATACAGCAGTGACTCCATGAACAAAATGGTAAACGACTATTTTAATGGAAGTTTTAAAAGCATGGTTTCTTTTTTTGTGAAGAAAAAAGATATGAGTGTTGCAGAACTGGAAGCGATACTTAAGGAAATCAATAAAGAAAAATAA
- a CDS encoding M56 family metallopeptidase: MVNYIIEIVVFQAIFLGFYLVFLRKETFFQWNRAYLLLTAALAFVLPFMELQIFSNPVNIPLQIQEFAPVFIGESSAPTDQETTQTAEFSADVWWILVYAAGLLISLGILFKKYVVVRRYFRFQQKENKTLISVPNSDAAFTFLNTIFIGNKLDDSTRNHILAHERVHVAQKHGLDLLFFELLKVLLWFNPLIYAYQKSISEVHEYLADQQAAKIIEPKSYYNQLLNTAFGTHEISFINTFFNQSLIKKRIVMLHKNSKTTAKWKYVLLVPVLAGMLTYVGCSSDESSGKLQSTSLDQQISNLQATIDAKGELSEQEKKRIIKLATSTISKEKGSKAVVSVNPGNSSQEEDNVPFAVIEEVPIYPGCEDLETNDAKKACMSERLTEFVTKNFDTSLGKKLGMTGINKIYVQFKINEEGIIEFMGSRGPHPDLEKEAERIVNLMPIIKPGKQGGQKVNVLYAMPIVFKVAE; this comes from the coding sequence ATGGTCAATTATATAATAGAAATAGTAGTTTTTCAAGCCATTTTTCTAGGTTTTTACCTCGTTTTTCTTCGCAAAGAGACCTTTTTTCAATGGAACCGGGCATATTTGCTTCTCACCGCGGCACTCGCATTTGTACTTCCATTTATGGAACTTCAAATTTTTAGTAACCCGGTAAATATTCCGCTGCAAATTCAGGAATTTGCCCCCGTTTTTATTGGTGAATCTTCTGCCCCAACTGACCAAGAAACAACGCAAACAGCCGAATTTTCTGCCGATGTATGGTGGATTCTTGTTTACGCAGCGGGCTTACTTATTAGCCTGGGAATACTTTTCAAAAAGTATGTAGTGGTGCGCCGGTATTTTCGGTTTCAGCAGAAGGAAAACAAGACTTTAATTAGTGTTCCCAACAGTGATGCCGCTTTTACTTTTTTGAACACCATATTCATAGGCAACAAACTGGATGACAGTACTCGCAATCATATCCTTGCACATGAGCGTGTGCACGTAGCTCAAAAACATGGCCTGGATCTGTTGTTTTTTGAACTGCTGAAGGTGTTGCTCTGGTTTAATCCCCTTATTTACGCCTACCAGAAAAGCATTAGCGAAGTACACGAATACCTCGCTGATCAACAAGCTGCCAAAATCATAGAACCCAAAAGTTATTATAACCAGTTACTGAATACCGCTTTTGGCACCCACGAAATTTCATTCATCAATACATTTTTCAATCAATCATTAATCAAAAAACGAATCGTTATGTTACACAAAAATTCAAAAACCACTGCAAAATGGAAGTATGTTCTCCTTGTTCCCGTACTTGCCGGAATGCTTACCTATGTGGGCTGCTCAAGTGATGAAAGCTCAGGAAAACTACAATCGACGTCCTTAGATCAGCAGATTTCAAACTTACAGGCAACCATTGATGCAAAAGGCGAATTGAGCGAACAGGAGAAAAAAAGAATTATAAAATTGGCCACAAGTACAATTTCCAAAGAAAAAGGTTCAAAGGCGGTTGTCTCGGTAAATCCAGGTAATTCTTCCCAGGAAGAAGATAATGTGCCTTTTGCTGTAATCGAAGAAGTTCCTATCTATCCAGGTTGTGAAGATCTAGAGACCAATGATGCTAAAAAAGCTTGCATGTCTGAGCGTCTCACTGAGTTTGTAACTAAAAACTTTGACACTAGCCTGGGTAAAAAATTGGGTATGACGGGAATTAATAAGATTTATGTACAGTTTAAGATCAATGAAGAAGGTATTATTGAATTCATGGGTTCTAGGGGGCCACATCCTGATTTGGAAAAAGAAGCTGAGCGTATTGTAAACCTGATGCCCATTATTAAACCTGGTAAACAAGGTGGTCAGAAGGTGAATGTTCTCTACGCAATGCCTATTGTTTTTAAGGTTGCTGAATAG
- a CDS encoding tetratricopeptide repeat protein, producing MHKLLFLIWIAFFLKAEAQKTSALTIADSLHAVGNYSQAIAGYSLILPKNESIYLKLARAQRARGTFGDALQNYEQASKSGKNTIASAEYGKLLITTAQYQKADSIFTELIDRYNNNPDFYYQRGRARIKIADDPQAVDIDTIADESFEIEAYIEDFEKAVALDSTHQKALYETAKFHLRHKNYLLVERLCKKALVTYPDNVEVISLLAQENFIRGFVSDAIPLFVKLLQLGQDSQFIYEKLGACYYKKRQYQNAISAYLKALNFSQEDHSIHANLAQLYNFTEDFENAEMHGKLAILYKKLPLDTNYYTLGNTYRIHQKWKKALENYNKVLTENQEYKQARYYRAVVADNYYEDKKEVLQLYEQFIEKYDGTAAYDPTLDLARERYKLLKREIFMDENN from the coding sequence ATGCATAAACTACTATTTTTAATTTGGATAGCCTTTTTTCTCAAAGCCGAAGCTCAAAAAACTTCGGCTTTGACCATTGCAGATAGTCTGCATGCCGTAGGAAATTATTCTCAAGCTATTGCGGGTTATTCACTTATTCTGCCCAAAAACGAATCGATTTACTTAAAACTGGCCCGTGCGCAACGGGCAAGAGGTACTTTTGGTGATGCTTTGCAAAATTATGAACAAGCTTCAAAAAGCGGAAAAAATACCATTGCTTCAGCCGAATATGGAAAACTCCTTATTACGACTGCACAGTATCAGAAGGCCGATAGCATTTTTACCGAATTGATAGATCGCTATAACAACAACCCTGATTTTTATTATCAACGGGGCCGTGCAAGAATAAAAATTGCAGATGATCCACAAGCTGTTGATATAGACACAATCGCTGATGAAAGTTTTGAAATTGAAGCTTATATTGAAGATTTTGAGAAGGCTGTAGCGCTTGATAGTACGCATCAAAAAGCTCTTTATGAAACGGCCAAGTTTCATTTGCGGCACAAAAACTATCTTTTAGTGGAGCGTTTATGCAAAAAGGCGCTGGTAACCTATCCTGACAATGTAGAAGTCATCTCGTTGCTGGCTCAGGAAAATTTTATACGTGGTTTTGTAAGTGACGCCATTCCGCTGTTCGTGAAATTGCTTCAGTTAGGACAAGATTCGCAGTTCATTTATGAGAAACTGGGTGCGTGTTATTATAAAAAAAGGCAGTATCAAAATGCCATTTCGGCTTATCTCAAGGCCTTGAACTTTTCACAGGAAGATCACAGCATACATGCAAACCTGGCCCAACTCTATAATTTTACCGAAGATTTTGAAAATGCCGAAATGCATGGAAAACTGGCTATTTTATACAAAAAACTGCCATTGGATACCAATTATTATACACTGGGGAACACCTATAGAATCCACCAAAAGTGGAAAAAAGCATTGGAAAATTATAATAAGGTCCTGACCGAAAATCAAGAGTATAAGCAAGCCCGTTATTACAGGGCGGTAGTGGCAGATAATTATTATGAGGATAAAAAGGAAGTGCTTCAGTTATATGAACAATTCATTGAAAAATACGACGGCACCGCAGCATATGATCCTACGCTAGACCTTGCCCGTGAACGGTATAAATTACTGAAGAGGGAAATTTTTATGGATGAAAATAATTAG
- a CDS encoding head GIN domain-containing protein yields MRSILSIIIILVLSSCDSENSFDCVQEAGERVSQEFEVAPFKSIIVEERLQLILKQGLQQNVVVQTGKNLLPDIEVSVVDGVLQLNNRNGCNLIRDYNITQVVVTSPDLDTIRNASGYEVQSDGVLTYSSLTLLSEDLEEEDAYHKDGDFRLRLAVDTLKITANGLSNFFLSGTANVANIQLLEGDMRVEAQNLAVQDLNIFHRGTQKVIVNPIQSMHGKVLSTGDLISVNRPPVVDVEETYTGRLLFE; encoded by the coding sequence TTGAGATCTATCCTAAGCATTATTATAATTCTTGTTTTAAGTTCCTGCGATAGCGAGAACAGTTTTGATTGTGTTCAGGAAGCCGGGGAACGGGTAAGTCAGGAATTTGAGGTTGCCCCATTTAAGTCCATAATCGTTGAGGAGCGTTTACAGCTCATCCTTAAACAGGGTTTGCAGCAAAACGTGGTTGTACAAACCGGTAAAAACCTTTTACCGGATATTGAAGTCAGCGTTGTGGATGGCGTGCTCCAACTCAACAATAGGAACGGTTGCAATCTCATTCGAGACTATAATATCACCCAGGTGGTGGTGACTTCGCCAGATCTTGACACCATTCGCAATGCTTCCGGCTATGAAGTGCAAAGTGATGGTGTGCTTACGTATTCATCGCTAACCTTGCTCAGCGAGGATCTGGAAGAGGAAGATGCATATCATAAAGACGGTGATTTTAGGTTACGTCTGGCGGTAGATACGCTCAAAATTACTGCAAACGGACTCAGTAACTTTTTTTTATCTGGAACCGCAAATGTGGCCAATATCCAACTTCTGGAAGGCGATATGCGGGTAGAGGCGCAAAATCTTGCCGTGCAGGATTTGAATATTTTTCATCGCGGAACGCAGAAAGTTATCGTAAATCCCATCCAGAGCATGCATGGTAAAGTGTTGAGCACCGGCGACCTTATTTCGGTGAACCGGCCGCCCGTGGTTGATGTAGAAGAAACCTATACGGGAAGGCTTCTTTTTGAATAG
- the era gene encoding GTPase Era yields the protein MDSENKNPLTAQPQENKPHKAGFVNIIGNPNVGKSTLMNALVGERLSIITSKAQTTRHRILGIVNGDDFQMIFSDTPGIIKPAYQLQASMMDFVKSAFEDADVLLYMVELGEKELKDEEFFKKITNTNIPVLLLINKIDKGNEELLEESRAHWQKMVPNAEIFALSALENFGVREVFDRILTNLPDSPPFYPKDALTDKPERFFVNEIIREKILMHYKKEIPYSVEIDTEEFFEEEKIIRMRSIVMVERESQKGIIIGHKGNALKRVGVEARKDLETFFGKQVHIELYVKVNKDWRSSDRELKRFGYNK from the coding sequence TTGGACTCTGAAAATAAAAATCCGTTAACGGCTCAACCACAAGAAAATAAACCACATAAAGCTGGTTTTGTAAACATTATAGGGAATCCCAATGTGGGGAAATCCACCTTGATGAACGCGCTGGTGGGCGAGCGCCTTTCCATTATTACCTCAAAGGCACAGACTACGCGTCACCGCATTCTGGGGATTGTTAACGGCGATGATTTTCAAATGATCTTTAGCGATACGCCGGGAATCATAAAACCCGCGTACCAGCTGCAGGCCTCGATGATGGACTTTGTAAAGTCGGCTTTTGAAGATGCTGATGTGCTTTTGTACATGGTTGAACTGGGCGAAAAAGAGCTGAAAGATGAGGAGTTTTTCAAAAAAATAACCAATACGAATATCCCCGTTTTACTGCTTATCAATAAAATAGATAAAGGCAACGAAGAACTACTGGAAGAAAGCCGCGCGCACTGGCAAAAAATGGTTCCCAATGCCGAAATATTCGCGCTTTCCGCGCTTGAAAATTTTGGTGTACGGGAGGTTTTTGACCGTATTTTGACCAATTTACCAGATTCTCCACCCTTTTATCCCAAAGATGCGCTTACAGACAAGCCCGAACGTTTTTTTGTAAACGAGATCATTCGCGAGAAGATCCTGATGCATTACAAAAAAGAGATCCCTTACTCTGTAGAAATAGACACTGAAGAATTTTTTGAGGAAGAAAAGATCATACGTATGCGCAGTATCGTCATGGTGGAGCGCGAGAGCCAAAAAGGAATCATTATAGGTCACAAAGGGAACGCTTTAAAACGCGTGGGAGTTGAAGCGCGCAAAGATCTGGAGACCTTTTTTGGTAAACAAGTGCATATAGAACTCTACGTAAAAGTCAATAAAGACTGGCGCAGCAGCGACCGGGAACTCAAGAGATTCGGTTACAATAAGTAA
- a CDS encoding type II toxin-antitoxin system HigB family toxin, protein MKIFSRGTLRDFWSEHGDCELQLKTWYREIEKSTWTSINDLKMDYPSASILKDNRIVFNIKGNNYRLIVKFNFEYQLAWIRFIGTHAEYDKINANEI, encoded by the coding sequence GTGAAAATTTTTTCAAGAGGAACGTTACGTGATTTTTGGTCAGAGCATGGGGATTGCGAACTTCAGCTAAAAACGTGGTATCGTGAAATCGAGAAATCTACTTGGACATCGATTAACGACCTCAAAATGGATTATCCCAGTGCAAGTATTTTAAAAGATAACCGGATTGTTTTCAACATTAAAGGAAATAATTATCGGCTGATTGTCAAATTCAATTTTGAATATCAGCTTGCGTGGATTCGATTTATTGGAACGCACGCGGAATACGATAAAATTAACGCAAACGAGATTTAA